The Zingiber officinale cultivar Zhangliang chromosome 2A, Zo_v1.1, whole genome shotgun sequence genomic sequence GATTAGCATGGAGTTCATCAAAAGAGCAGAGCTAAGAGTTCACGGCAGAGAAAGAATATGCATGGGGAGGATAAATGCCTTAGAGTTTATGGATAGGGCTGCCACTACTTTGGTTCAGATCAGGCAGAGGAACAGAATATTTAGTGTGAAAGGCAGACTGGAGTGAATCAGAAGATCCTACTAATTTGAGGGAAAGAGCAGAAGGGTCTGGAAGGCCGACTAGGCCTTCTATGTTCAGTGCTTCCTTTGCGACGACTGGAATTGGTTTTACGATCTCATGAGAACCCCTCGTCGTCCAAAATGGTATTTGCACCGGAACAAAAGTGGTGTAGATTGCAGGCATCATTGCTATGGAGTTTTGATGATCAGGATGGGTGCTTTCTGATAGTTCTGGAGCATATTTGGTTGCTGAAGCTTCCCAAATACTAGTTCCTTCTTGTTTGTTGGCATGCAGTGTTGCCGGGTGATTTGTGTTATTTGGTTCATTAGGAGGGTGGTCCTCATGGACTGGGATTTGCTCAATTGGCTGCAAAATAGAAAAGAAGAGATAAAGATCAAGTTACGAAATCAAAAACAACAAAGCTAAAATGCAAGTGCAGTTTAAGGAATGCATAGAGTTTTTCAGGACCATGTCAAATAGGCTCGAGCGTCTCTTTCTTATTGATGCATTACTCTGTCGCAAGAAATACTTCTGGGCATGGCTTGCAACTTGTGTTGGGGTCTTGGTACCAACAAAGTTACGAGAAATTCCACGCCAATTGCCTCTTCCTAGCCTTCGAAGACCCACAAGGAACATTGAATGCTCTTCTTCAGTCCATGGCACACCTGTGGTACAGCAGAGGGAGGAGTTTTATGTTGGCTCTTTAGGGAACCAACTAACATTATCCATTGACATTCAAGTACAGAGAATTTTGTTTGAAAACATCAAAACGGCAACTAGTGCAATTAAGAATGGTGTGTTCTATCCTTGTGTTTGAACAAACAGTGCATCATCTCAAAACACCCAATAAGAATAACATCCCAAAAAGTGGCAATACAAAGTGGTAGTCTCAACCTCAAGGTGATTGTGTTGATTTCAACCATGAAAATTTATAGGGATCAGGATAATGCTTCCAACCTAACAACGGCAGCATGTAAAATTACACTAAGATACTTTCATCCAATTATGACTGTAATGATTGTTATTGCTTATGAAAAACCTTGATCTTGCATCAAGAATCATCACCCCTAAGTTATGAGAGCCTGCAGCCAATAAATTCACCACTCTTGATTCAAGATTATATGATACGGTAAAAGTACGGTAAAATACCGTATCAAAATTTTGTATGGTGTATACAGTAtaccaaaattttcaatttttttttaaaatcttcctcaACCATATCTAGATGTGCAGATGAGCATATTTGCTTTATCTATCTTAATTTAAGAGGACAACAACAACAACCTCTATCTCACTAAATCATAGAGTTTATTTACATATACCGATCAAATGAGCCACTTGATTTAAATAAGAAGTGTATTTACATATACCGACTTGATTTAAATAAGAGAGGAATTGCAGACATCTAGTCATTGGTTCTTAAATTTTGAATTCTACTATGTCGATTTGTCATATTTTCAACTCAGATGAGGTTTGTTAGTGTGTCAACTAGGTCGGAACGAGCCCTTCAACATCTACTTGCCTTTGGGAGAAATTGATGGTTTTTCGAAGATGACTGAATATTTGGTGATCACAAAGAAGAGATTGGCATTccccaaaaaaaaataaaggaaaacaaaGGGAAGAGGATTTCTCAATGAGCACGAAGCAGCAAAgagaaaaataagataaaaattaGGGTAAAAGCTCGGACCTTTTTTTCGGCAAATCGAAGCAGAGGCGTCATCGGAGGCATAGCCCGCAACGGCGTCGGCGTGGTGTTCTCCTGATGGATTGGCCGAGGAAGAAGCGGAGGCGTTGGAGGGGGTGGCCGCGGAGTTAAGGCATCCCATGCTAGCGCTGTTCCTCATCGCCCCCGCCCCCTCCGCGAGGCGAACCCCGAAGATCCGCACGCCGCCCGCGGCGCCCCGCGACCGACACGTGCGTGAGTTGTGCCCGTTGTTGCTGCAGTGCGAGCACCGCCTCGCCATCTCCGCCTCTCGCCGGCGTAGGGGATCACGCTCGGGACCGATGCCGCTTCGCCGGAGCAGTCTCTTCTCACGTGCGGGCCGTGCGCGATGAGCGAGAGACAACATAACCAAAAGCGACGAGGAGTAAACGCACTTTTAATACCTGAAAGGGAAATATTAATTTTACCCCCTCAAACTTTACTATTTTTAAAACAGATGTTTTTTTATGCTCAAATTATTGAAATCGCTCGACGGTCGTAAAAGTCCGAGGGGGAGTTTagaaaatctaaaacaaaaatttCCAAACGGATAAAAACGTCACGCGACAATTCCTCAAAAAGTCCTCCAACTTCTCCGTAATTACGAAAAAAAACCGTGCGTGGCAATGAACGGTCTTATCCCACCGTCTATTTGACGCCCCATCGCAACCGTCAAACCAGAACGGCGGGATCgctcggcggcggcggcggcgttgACGTCATCTTACGGCGGCGGTTCGAATTTAGATGGGATGATATCCAAACGGATATGATTGGATTCGATTAAATACCGAATTAAGAAAATTgaggatttattttattttgatatatcCTCCCAAAAATAGCACTGTGATCTTAAAAACGCCATCCATGAGATCCTTGTCCGCCATTGTCGAGGCAGGAGAACAAGAATTGGACGCCACCACTGAAGGAAGATTTTGTCTTACAATTTtgataaggaaaaaaaaaggaggatctgaaaagtccttttaattaaaattatatccttTTAAAGGTCTTATGAATTTAGACGGCTCTTTAATTGGGATTATGAATCAAAAATGGAAAGTTGGTGACGAAAATAGAAATGTAGAATGAATTTATATTAGTAATCATCAcacaatttgttttttttttaaaaaatagtcaatAAATCAATTTTCGTGTATGTAGAGAGATACCAAGCAAATTGATATGTCTAgaattgatattaaataatttcaatatatttAGAAAATATCAACTTTGCGAAATTATTTTACAATTTTACCATGAATAAAGTGATATAGTTTTCCAAAAGTAGAGAGGGAATACTGaagtgaaatttatttatttatttattttaaaaaaaaaactttggagATTTCTCCCATGTGATGACTTACTAAGTTATCTTCTAAATAATACAAGTAAAAAAAACTATCTTCTAAATAACATCTCACTTCCTCACAAATTATGctatattaattttcaaattttcatcatagttaatttttattttgtttaagtCAAATAATATTAAACTAATAAAGCATTTCTTACCTTCAATtcttacattaaaaaaaataatgagatTAGTTGTGGTCGCTGGTTCTTAAATGCATGCATTATTATAATAATTGGTAAAGCAAAATAAGACAAGAAGATTATGATGGTATCTCCCATGTAAACTTTAAAATGtattaaattttagttaattgaTATTCATAAATGAGTTTGAGACattataagaaaaattaagttattttatttgtcatagtaAATCTAGTCTTCAAATGGATTTCTAGTGTCATATGTAGGGCTAATCGAGCCGAACCGAGtcgagtttaaaatgaaccaagcttttgaaatgattgttcaattttgacttggtttattttttatgagcttaagcttgtttgaaacttggcttgagcttggcttgtttagatgttatcgaactttcaattcaagtttggcttgagcttgttTCGAGCTTGACTTGAATTTGGTTTCTTTAggtgttatcaaactctcaatttaagattgtttgattgtttgaaaactttaattatttgattggttattgagtttgataatttaaatttatctatttattttattttattatttatttagcgtattgaaaagagttttattaatgaatatagttcgtgaacattgttcacgaacgttaacaagctgaacacacgtgttcaaacttgtttgtttgtttaacgagctattcaaacttatttatttaattaattttgtgtatattgaacgaatataaacaagTTCTTACTAAGTCGAATATCAAATTTATTCACGaacacttgaaaaaaaaaattaaaattaaaaggtgCCCTATTTTaaacatatataaaaaaagtattttatatttagaaaatacctttATTCTAGTATTGTCATAGTATTTTTGTTGCTCCAATGTATTTAAAGTTATTATGtaatcataattaaaattattttaatattgattaaaaatgctTTAGTACAGATCCATCAATTATTTGAATAACTTCtatcaaaattattaaaactagAATAAGCAAAACTACTGCATGCAACTTATAACAATTATATTTGGAAGCAATTTGCTCAAATTTGTTCCAACAtcgataaatatttaaaatagttgACGCAGTTttactcaaaattattttatagtggagtaattttgataaaactactATAATAATAGTGTTGGACTAGAGTATTTTTGTGATATATACatttaacattatatatatatatatatatataacgttaAGAATCTTAGGTTATGAGGTAATTTTTTATCTACAATAATTTTGAAGAAGTTGTTTTATACGTATCAAGAAAAATGCTGGATAAAAATTCtatgatatttttaaaaagaaacaaaaaaaaggtTGTTCATACTCTTAAAGAAATTGCTACATTTTCTCCATTAATTTTCTTTCATCAGAGAAGACAAAGGATTTAACGAACAGAATCCAACAGGCAATATTTTTCAGATAATTAATGTCGCTCGGTGGAACCATTCAATCCTGTAGCCGCCTTTCCTCTCCACTTTCCACTCTTCACCATCCATTCCACAGCTCCATATCGATCTTTATTCTTCTGTACATGCGTGTTTAAATCgtctgttttattttttaaacatctATTCTTTATGAATTTCCCAAAATAAACTATTCACCTTAACAACTTGTAATTATGACAAAGATAACAGTTTAAGATATTcagatattaattttaattactatAATTTAACATActtctatatttattattatttctatacTTATTATTAGCATAGTTATCATAATATGTTACCATATTTATCATTATCTATATATTTCTTATTACCATAGTTATTATGATATATTACCATATTTTTTATTACCATAGTTATTATAATATGTTACCGTATTtatcattatttatatatttctTATTACCCATATTTATCATAATATGTTACTATATTTATTGTAATATTTCTGCATATATTATTTTAACTATTCATATAAATAAAGTTGTTAACTTATGATAATTaatcaataatatatatatatatatatatatatatatatatatatagaggtgaAGACATGTTAATGCCTATTCGGGTTGTAGCCTGAGGGCAGACGATGTTGAAAAGGTACCAAGCTCGAATTTATGttggaagaaagaaaaaaagtgaAAGAAAAAAGAAGACAGCTTGGGATGATAGCGTCAGTGTTGATACTGATAGCCCACAACCCGAGTAAATTATCGGATTAACTCCATTATTGATCAATGTAATCTGGATACCTAATATCAACTTAAAAAAGCATCTATTTTTTTTCCATCTAGCATCAGGAGCCAAAAATTTCATAACCTCGGGTTGATAACAAAAAAAACTCTAAACTATACAACttcctctctctcacacacattTTTCCTTTCTCTCGTCGCAAATATAGCAGCTCCTCAGTATCGGTGTCGGACCCTTGCCTAAAGCCTAGATAGGCTATCACGTGCATGGTTCCACCCTTGCTAGCATGGCCCACAGTATCTATTATCGTAGGGATCATGCAAAACTAGAGCATAGCAATTATTGGAACGAATCCATTGGCGACTCGCTTGCAATCTAGTTACGCAGTCTGATAAACTTGCCCAATTTGATTGCTAGGATTTTCTCCTTGAAATGTCCAATGTGTTATTGATTCTACCTGAGAATGTCGGCAAACGAACCATCAATGAACATGTGTGAATATTGGCTAGGTCATTGGTCACCTAACAGTAGCGAAAATTGGTGAAGATATCTGCTAGAGCCTGAATAGAAAATGACGAGAAAGGGAGGCTTAGAATGACAGTTAGAGAGTCTCAGGCGCATCCACTGTAACGCTCAAG encodes the following:
- the LOC122040805 gene encoding transcription factor MYBS3-like, with the protein product MARRCSHCSNNGHNSRTCRSRGAAGGVRIFGVRLAEGAGAMRNSASMGCLNSAATPSNASASSSANPSGEHHADAVAGYASDDASASICRKKGVPWTEEEHSMFLVGLRRLGRGNWRGISRNFVGTKTPTQVASHAQKYFLRQSNASIRKRRSSLFDMPIEQIPVHEDHPPNEPNNTNHPATLHANKQEGTSIWEASATKYAPELSESTHPDHQNSIAMMPAIYTTFVPVQIPFWTTRGSHEIVKPIPVVAKEALNIEGLVGLPDPSALSLKLVGSSDSLQSAFHTKYSVPLPDLNQSSGSPIHKL